The Paenibacillus sp. MBLB1832 genome has a window encoding:
- the fabF gene encoding beta-ketoacyl-ACP synthase II has protein sequence MNRVVITGMGVVTALGQDLETFWGNLTAGKSGISNIENFDVSEYPTRIAAEIKDFNIENYVDRKESRRMDRFVQFAVAGALNALKDANLNIQEDADPERVGVSVGSGIGGLNTWEEQHRILLEKGPKRVSPFFIPMMIANMASGHVSMVTGAKGPNSTAVTACATGTHSIGDSFKMIQRGDADVMICGGAEATITPIGVAGFCALRAMSTRNEEPHLASRPFDTDRDGFVMGEGAGVLILESLEHAQKRGARIYAEVIGYGMSGDAYHMTDPDPDGAARCMVKAIKDAKIAPEAITYINAHGTSTPVGDKSETTAIKKALGEHAYKVAVSSTKSMTGHLLGAAGGVEAVICGLTIANSVIAPTINLDNQDPECDLDYVPNTAREANVAVAMSNSFGFGGHNATIIMKKFEA, from the coding sequence ATGAACAGAGTTGTAATTACAGGTATGGGCGTAGTTACTGCCCTTGGTCAAGATTTAGAAACGTTCTGGGGGAACCTGACAGCAGGGAAATCCGGCATTAGCAACATTGAAAACTTTGATGTAAGCGAGTACCCAACTCGTATTGCGGCTGAGATCAAAGATTTTAATATCGAAAACTATGTGGATCGCAAAGAATCCCGCCGTATGGACCGTTTCGTCCAATTCGCTGTGGCAGGAGCGTTGAACGCTCTGAAAGATGCGAACTTGAACATTCAAGAAGATGCGGATCCAGAACGCGTAGGCGTGTCCGTCGGCTCTGGTATCGGTGGTTTGAATACGTGGGAAGAGCAGCATCGTATTTTGCTCGAAAAAGGGCCAAAACGCGTATCGCCATTCTTCATCCCGATGATGATTGCCAACATGGCTTCTGGTCATGTCTCCATGGTAACAGGAGCGAAAGGACCGAACTCCACGGCTGTAACAGCTTGTGCGACAGGTACTCACTCCATTGGCGACTCGTTCAAAATGATTCAACGCGGCGACGCAGACGTCATGATTTGCGGCGGTGCTGAAGCGACAATTACGCCGATTGGTGTGGCAGGCTTCTGTGCGCTGCGCGCAATGTCGACACGTAACGAAGAGCCGCATTTGGCTAGCCGTCCATTCGATACAGATCGTGATGGTTTCGTTATGGGTGAAGGTGCGGGCGTGCTGATTTTGGAATCCCTAGAGCATGCACAGAAACGTGGAGCACGTATCTATGCCGAGGTAATCGGTTATGGCATGAGCGGCGATGCGTATCATATGACAGATCCAGATCCAGACGGAGCAGCTCGTTGTATGGTGAAAGCGATTAAAGATGCGAAGATTGCCCCTGAGGCGATCACGTACATTAACGCACACGGCACATCGACACCAGTCGGGGACAAATCCGAAACAACAGCGATTAAGAAAGCGCTTGGCGAGCATGCTTACAAAGTAGCTGTTAGCTCTACGAAGTCCATGACAGGACATTTGCTTGGAGCTGCTGGCGGCGTGGAAGCAGTCATTTGTGGATTAACGATCGCGAACAGTGTGATTGCGCCAACGATTAACCTGGACAATCAAGATCCAGAGTGTGATTTGGATTATGTACCGAACACAGCGCGTGAAGCGAATGTAGCGGTTGCGATGTCCAACTCCTTCGGTTTTGGCGGTCACAATGCAACGATTATCATGAAGAAGTTCGAAGCATAA
- the rnc gene encoding ribonuclease III — MNRDIKDLQKQIGISFRKMELLRQAFTHSSYVNEHRIAGHKDNERLEFLGDAVLELTVSEFLYASYPGRSEGELTKLRASIVCEPSLVTFAEDLEFGSFVLLGKGEELTGGRTRPALLADVFESFVGALYLDQGLDTVKSFLQKHVFAKISNEGKLLVIDYKTQLQEHTQHHNMGSLEYRIVSERGPAHEREFVAEVHMESELLGTGVGRSKKEAEQQAAAGALSKLNVTAQR, encoded by the coding sequence ATGAACCGTGATATTAAAGATTTACAGAAGCAGATCGGGATCTCATTTCGCAAAATGGAGTTGTTGAGGCAAGCCTTCACCCATTCTTCCTATGTGAATGAACATCGAATTGCTGGACATAAAGATAACGAGCGACTTGAATTTCTTGGCGATGCCGTACTGGAATTAACGGTTTCGGAATTTTTATATGCATCTTATCCAGGGCGTTCAGAAGGTGAACTAACGAAGCTGCGGGCATCGATTGTCTGTGAGCCTTCGCTAGTGACGTTTGCGGAAGATTTGGAGTTTGGTTCGTTTGTCCTGCTGGGCAAAGGGGAAGAGCTGACAGGCGGACGAACGCGGCCAGCACTGCTTGCCGATGTGTTTGAATCCTTTGTTGGCGCACTGTACCTCGATCAAGGCTTGGATACGGTTAAATCATTCCTTCAGAAGCATGTTTTCGCTAAAATATCCAATGAGGGCAAGCTCCTTGTTATTGATTACAAAACGCAACTGCAAGAGCATACGCAGCATCACAATATGGGTTCGTTAGAATATCGCATTGTGAGCGAGCGCGGGCCTGCGCATGAGCGGGAGTTCGTTGCTGAGGTACACATGGAAAGCGAATTGCTGGGAACGGGTGTAGGTCGTTCGAAGAAAGAGGCGGAGCAGCAAGCTGCTGCGGGTGCCCTCTCTAAACTGAACGTAACGGCTCAGCGATAA
- the smc gene encoding chromosome segregation protein SMC, giving the protein MFLKRIELAGFKSFADRTELEFVRGITAVVGPNGSGKSNISDGIRWVLGEQSAKSLRGGKMEDVIFAGSDARRAVNYGEVSLTLDNTSQSLPLDFNEVTVTRRVHRNGDSEYLINKQSCRLKDITELFMDTGIGKEAYSIIGQGRIEEILSTKSEDRRGIFEEASGIVKYKSRKREAEKKLNDTEQNLLRIHDLVSELEDQVGPLREQSEKAIRFKELKETLKSSEISMYVHQIDGIYVAWNEATQLLEKLTKEQTELSTIVNQHDAHLEKHRWETRRLEEELEALQESLLGLSEEFEKCEGHGEVLKERRKNYVTNHGQLSTTIAMQEQRKQDKEAELAEQRDKIIAIGAQLFEFQAKLTAEEQRLQGVSGGISSSPEDQLKGELLETLNRMAQSRNEIRYAEQQIESIGRRLDRLDEERQKWADQRESISRRKQELAAKLEETVADIERARQQYVQLTQALKSKQGLLDEAQTMVRKWEQKLDALISRRDTMKEMANDYDGFQQGVKEVLKAKTRKDLRGIRGAVAELVKVPAHVEIAIETALGGALQNIVVETEADGREAIAFLKRRQMGRATFLPMNVIRGRSISDHESQTLKASKGFVGIAVDLVSFESTYTNIFSSLLGNVVVAETLEDANHIAAKAQYRYRVVTLEGDVVNPGGSMTGGSLQKKSTNLLGRQRQIEELDAEIASSEGQLGGLRSQSSALKREITDEMLQVEQLRQLGEQQRIAEQQIRAELNPLESENRTVEEQLKLDSQDREALEKERTDFGRKKDESEALLAELQQEEASLQQAIRDAESSRKASESQKEELQGQLTDLKVKVASTSQEKQSLQDQQRRLQQDLGDAEREIEVNRGLLSQLENEMAALEQEIVGQIELLNDLKLRKQQCSENIEFKRAERTDWLQKLEQGENETRTQRIQLKQVEENLHQTEVRVTRLDVELENLLKKLGEEYELSYELAKMRYPVPEDIVGTQSKVRELKREIASLGDVNLGAIEEYARVSERFEFLSSQKDDLIEAKTTLYQVIREMDQEMSKRFKTTFDAIRSHFGVVFAKLFGGGRADLILSEPDNLLDTGIEIVAQPPGKKLQNLQLLSGGERALTAIALLFSIIRVKPVPFCVLDEVEAALDEANVSRFAEYLREFSEMTQFIVVTHRKGTMEEADVLYGVTMQEGGVSKLVSVRLEDEEAAMSAS; this is encoded by the coding sequence ATGTTTTTGAAGCGGATCGAATTAGCTGGATTTAAATCATTCGCGGACCGAACGGAACTCGAATTTGTGCGAGGCATTACCGCGGTTGTAGGTCCGAATGGCAGTGGGAAAAGTAACATTTCAGATGGGATCCGTTGGGTATTAGGGGAACAGAGCGCAAAGTCGTTGCGTGGCGGTAAAATGGAGGATGTTATCTTCGCAGGCAGCGACGCACGTCGAGCTGTGAATTATGGCGAAGTTTCGCTTACGTTGGATAACACGTCACAATCGCTGCCGCTCGATTTCAATGAAGTCACGGTGACACGCCGCGTGCATCGGAATGGCGACAGTGAATATTTAATCAATAAGCAATCTTGCCGGTTGAAGGACATCACTGAGTTGTTTATGGATACGGGGATCGGTAAGGAAGCGTATTCCATTATCGGACAAGGCCGGATTGAAGAGATTTTGAGCACGAAATCAGAAGATCGTCGAGGGATTTTTGAAGAAGCTTCGGGGATTGTTAAATATAAATCGCGTAAGCGCGAAGCCGAGAAGAAGTTGAATGACACCGAGCAAAATTTGCTGCGTATTCACGATTTGGTTTCCGAGCTGGAGGATCAAGTCGGGCCGCTGCGCGAGCAGTCAGAGAAGGCGATTCGTTTCAAGGAATTGAAGGAAACGCTGAAGAGCAGTGAAATTTCGATGTATGTTCATCAGATTGATGGGATCTATGTGGCATGGAACGAAGCGACGCAATTGCTCGAGAAGTTGACGAAAGAACAGACAGAGCTATCAACGATTGTGAATCAGCATGATGCCCATTTGGAGAAGCATCGCTGGGAGACGCGGAGATTGGAAGAAGAGCTCGAAGCACTCCAAGAGAGTCTGCTTGGGTTAAGTGAAGAGTTCGAGAAGTGTGAGGGGCACGGCGAGGTTCTCAAAGAACGTAGGAAGAACTATGTGACCAACCACGGGCAGCTAAGTACAACAATTGCGATGCAGGAGCAGCGTAAACAAGATAAAGAAGCAGAATTAGCAGAGCAACGGGACAAAATCATTGCAATCGGCGCCCAATTATTTGAGTTTCAGGCAAAGTTGACGGCGGAAGAACAGCGTTTGCAAGGCGTCAGCGGCGGTATCAGCTCCTCGCCTGAGGATCAATTGAAAGGCGAATTGTTGGAAACGCTCAATCGTATGGCGCAGTCCAGGAATGAAATTCGCTACGCGGAGCAGCAGATTGAAAGCATCGGACGGCGTTTGGATCGTTTGGACGAAGAACGCCAGAAGTGGGCGGATCAGCGGGAAAGCATTTCCCGCCGTAAACAAGAACTAGCAGCTAAGTTGGAAGAAACGGTTGCGGACATTGAGCGAGCTAGACAGCAATATGTCCAGTTGACCCAAGCGCTGAAAAGCAAGCAAGGACTTCTGGATGAAGCGCAAACGATGGTGCGGAAATGGGAGCAGAAGCTCGATGCGTTAATTTCACGTCGCGACACGATGAAGGAAATGGCCAACGATTACGATGGCTTCCAGCAAGGCGTCAAAGAAGTGCTCAAAGCGAAGACCCGCAAAGATTTGCGCGGCATTCGCGGTGCGGTGGCGGAGCTTGTTAAGGTGCCAGCCCACGTGGAAATCGCGATTGAGACTGCACTTGGCGGAGCCCTGCAAAACATCGTCGTAGAAACGGAAGCTGACGGTCGTGAAGCGATCGCCTTCTTGAAACGCCGCCAAATGGGACGAGCGACGTTCCTGCCGATGAATGTCATTCGAGGTCGCTCGATTTCTGACCATGAGAGCCAGACATTGAAAGCATCGAAGGGCTTTGTAGGAATTGCGGTTGATCTCGTTTCCTTCGAATCGACGTATACGAATATATTCTCCAGCTTGTTAGGCAATGTGGTCGTTGCCGAAACGCTTGAAGATGCCAACCATATCGCGGCCAAAGCGCAATACCGTTACCGTGTTGTTACCTTGGAAGGGGACGTCGTGAACCCTGGGGGTTCCATGACAGGCGGAAGTTTACAGAAGAAATCGACGAATTTGCTAGGTCGCCAGCGTCAGATTGAAGAGTTGGATGCCGAAATTGCAAGTTCAGAAGGGCAGTTAGGCGGGCTACGCAGTCAATCCAGTGCCTTGAAGCGTGAAATTACCGATGAGATGCTCCAAGTGGAGCAGCTTCGTCAATTGGGTGAGCAACAACGTATTGCCGAACAGCAGATTCGCGCCGAATTAAATCCGTTGGAATCCGAGAACCGAACGGTGGAGGAACAGTTGAAGCTGGATAGTCAAGATCGCGAGGCTCTTGAGAAAGAGAGAACGGATTTTGGCCGTAAAAAGGATGAAAGTGAAGCTTTGCTCGCTGAACTTCAACAGGAAGAAGCTTCGCTCCAACAAGCGATTCGCGACGCGGAAAGTTCTCGTAAAGCGAGCGAGTCCCAGAAGGAAGAACTGCAAGGTCAACTGACCGATTTGAAGGTTAAGGTAGCTTCGACTTCACAAGAGAAGCAATCGCTGCAAGATCAACAACGTCGCCTGCAACAAGATCTAGGGGATGCTGAGCGAGAAATTGAAGTGAACCGTGGTCTCCTCTCCCAATTGGAGAACGAAATGGCGGCCCTTGAGCAAGAAATTGTGGGGCAAATTGAGCTCCTGAATGATTTGAAGCTGAGAAAGCAACAATGTTCAGAAAATATTGAGTTCAAACGAGCGGAACGTACAGATTGGTTGCAGAAGCTCGAGCAAGGTGAAAATGAGACACGCACACAACGCATACAGCTGAAACAAGTGGAAGAGAATCTCCATCAAACCGAAGTGCGCGTAACGCGTTTAGACGTAGAGTTGGAGAACCTTCTTAAGAAGCTGGGAGAAGAGTATGAGCTCAGCTATGAGCTGGCGAAAATGCGTTATCCAGTTCCAGAGGACATCGTAGGTACACAAAGTAAGGTCCGAGAGCTGAAGCGAGAAATCGCCTCATTAGGTGATGTCAATCTCGGGGCTATCGAGGAGTACGCGCGTGTATCCGAGCGATTTGAATTCCTAAGCTCGCAGAAAGATGACTTGATTGAAGCGAAAACAACGTTATATCAAGTGATCCGCGAGATGGACCAAGAGATGTCCAAACGGTTCAAAACAACATTTGATGCGATCCGCTCCCACTTTGGCGTCGTCTTTGCGAAGTTGTTTGGCGGTGGTCGTGCAGATCTAATTCTGTCCGAGCCGGATAACTTGCTGGATACGGGTATTGAAATCGTGGCTCAGCCGCCTGGTAAAAAGCTGCAAAACCTGCAATTGCTCTCGGGTGGAGAGCGCGCGTTGACCGCGATCGCTTTGCTATTCTCGATTATTCGGGTAAAACCTGTTCCTTTCTGCGTCTTAGATGAAGTAGAAGCTGCGCTGGATGAAGCGAACGTATCGCGTTTTGCTGAGTACTTGCGTGAATTCTCGGAAATGACACAATTCATTGTGGTCACGCATCGAAAAGGAACGATGGAAGAGGCTGACGTGCTGTACGGCGTAACGATGCAAGAGGGCGGCGTGTCCAAGCTGGTTTCGGTTCGTTTAGAAGACGAAGAAGCAGCAATGAGCGCATCGTAA
- the ftsY gene encoding signal recognition particle-docking protein FtsY gives MSFFKRLKESISGKAEAVTNKFKEGLTKTRDAFVDRVDDLFSRRKKIDEDFYEELEEILIGADVGVNTVLKLIDGLRAEVKKRKIEDPAELQPILSEKLIELLKGDADAGLNLNPNGLSVILFVGVNGVGKTTTIGKMAHMFKSQGKKVLMAAGDTFRAGAIEQLETWGERVGVDVIKQQSGADPAAVMFDAVQAAKTRGVDILLCDTAGRLQNKVNLMEELNKIYRVIQREVPDAPHEVILVLDATTGQNALSQAKLFGDKTGLTGLVLSKLDGTAKGGIVVAIRQELSLPVKFVGLGEKMDDLQAFDSEQFVHALFGKWIGEQSDKV, from the coding sequence ATGAGTTTTTTTAAACGGTTGAAAGAAAGTATTTCTGGTAAAGCAGAGGCAGTAACGAATAAGTTCAAAGAAGGTTTAACGAAAACGCGCGATGCGTTCGTGGACCGTGTGGACGATTTGTTCTCCCGCCGTAAAAAAATAGATGAAGATTTCTACGAAGAGCTGGAAGAAATTCTGATTGGCGCAGACGTAGGCGTGAATACCGTTCTGAAGCTGATTGACGGACTTCGCGCAGAAGTGAAAAAACGGAAGATCGAAGATCCTGCTGAACTGCAGCCAATCCTGTCCGAGAAATTGATTGAATTGCTGAAAGGGGATGCGGATGCAGGTCTCAACCTGAATCCGAACGGTCTTTCTGTCATTCTCTTCGTGGGTGTTAACGGTGTCGGCAAGACGACGACGATCGGCAAAATGGCCCACATGTTCAAGTCACAGGGTAAAAAGGTACTCATGGCAGCTGGCGATACATTCCGTGCCGGCGCCATTGAGCAGTTGGAAACGTGGGGAGAGCGCGTTGGGGTTGATGTCATTAAGCAACAATCCGGCGCGGATCCTGCCGCGGTGATGTTCGATGCGGTACAAGCAGCAAAGACGCGCGGAGTGGACATCCTTTTATGCGACACAGCAGGCCGATTACAAAATAAAGTGAACCTGATGGAAGAGTTGAATAAGATTTACCGTGTTATTCAAAGGGAAGTCCCAGACGCTCCTCATGAGGTTATCTTGGTACTAGATGCAACGACAGGGCAAAACGCGCTCAGTCAGGCGAAGCTTTTTGGCGATAAAACAGGACTTACAGGGTTAGTCTTATCCAAACTGGATGGAACGGCAAAGGGCGGGATCGTTGTGGCGATCCGTCAGGAGCTGTCGCTGCCGGTTAAATTTGTAGGCCTTGGTGAGAAAATGGATGACTTGCAGGCGTTCGACTCGGAACAGTTTGTTCATGCGCTTTTCGGCAAATGGATAGGCGAACAAAGTGACAAGGTATAA
- a CDS encoding putative DNA-binding protein, with protein MTTVDPNLEKTNRINLLFDFYQPLLTDKQRTFLELYFHDDYSLGEIAENFTISRQAVYEHIKRAELTLQEYESKLQLLHKHEQRMKLRQDLAACLQDSEPELKRKVTELFDTIVGID; from the coding sequence ATGACAACTGTCGATCCGAATTTGGAGAAAACGAATCGCATTAATTTGCTGTTTGATTTCTATCAACCCTTGTTGACCGATAAGCAGCGAACGTTCCTAGAATTGTATTTCCATGATGATTACTCCCTTGGGGAAATTGCAGAGAACTTTACCATAAGCCGCCAAGCGGTTTACGAGCATATTAAGCGTGCGGAACTAACACTGCAGGAATATGAGAGTAAGTTACAGCTGCTACATAAACATGAACAACGCATGAAGCTGCGTCAAGATTTGGCTGCCTGCTTGCAAGACAGCGAGCCTGAGCTGAAGAGGAAAGTGACTGAGCTTTTTGATACAATAGTAGGGATTGATTAA
- the ffh gene encoding signal recognition particle protein, which translates to MAFEGLANRLQNVFGKLRSKGKLTEEDVGEALREVRLALLEADVNFKVVKDFIAKVKEQAIGQEVLKSFTPGMVVIDIVNKELTALMGGTQSKLARSNRPPTVIMMAGLQGAGKTTTSGKLAKMLLKQNHRPLLVACDIYRPAAIKQLQVLGEQLKVPVFSLGDGVNPVEIAKAGLQHAKDNGNDYVIIDTAGRLHIDENLMDELKNVRAATSPDEILLVVDAMTGQDAVNVAESFHQQLELSGVVLTKLDGDTRGGAALSVKAVTGCPIKFVASGEKMDALEPFFPDRMASRILGMGDMLTLIEKAQAGIDMDKAKEMERKMRNAEFTFEDFIEQMEQVKKMGPLDQILDMLPGANKIKGMKDMKVDEKQMARVEAIVKSMTTEEKRKPELLNAGRRKRIAAGSGNTVQEVNRFIKQFDDMRKMMKQFSGMMGPKGAKGMKKLGKGFKFPF; encoded by the coding sequence ATGGCATTTGAAGGATTAGCAAACCGATTGCAGAATGTGTTCGGCAAGCTGAGAAGCAAAGGTAAGCTGACGGAAGAAGATGTGGGCGAAGCGCTTCGCGAAGTACGATTGGCGCTGCTTGAAGCGGACGTTAACTTTAAAGTCGTCAAGGACTTTATTGCCAAAGTGAAAGAGCAAGCGATCGGGCAAGAAGTCCTGAAATCTTTCACGCCAGGCATGGTCGTCATTGATATCGTGAACAAAGAGCTGACAGCGCTTATGGGCGGAACGCAAAGCAAGCTGGCTCGCTCTAATCGACCGCCGACGGTCATTATGATGGCGGGTTTACAAGGGGCTGGTAAGACAACAACCTCAGGTAAATTAGCTAAAATGTTGCTGAAACAAAATCACAGACCGCTTCTTGTCGCGTGTGATATTTATCGCCCCGCGGCGATCAAGCAATTGCAAGTGCTTGGCGAGCAGTTGAAGGTACCTGTTTTTTCACTGGGAGATGGAGTCAACCCTGTTGAGATTGCGAAGGCGGGTCTACAACACGCCAAAGATAACGGCAATGATTATGTGATCATCGATACGGCAGGTCGCCTGCACATTGATGAGAATCTTATGGACGAGCTCAAGAACGTACGGGCTGCAACGAGCCCAGATGAGATTTTGTTAGTTGTCGATGCGATGACGGGACAAGATGCGGTCAATGTTGCGGAAAGCTTCCATCAGCAGCTTGAATTATCTGGCGTGGTCTTAACCAAACTAGATGGGGATACTCGCGGTGGTGCGGCGTTATCAGTTAAAGCTGTAACGGGTTGTCCAATTAAGTTCGTAGCCAGCGGCGAGAAAATGGATGCACTTGAGCCATTCTTCCCTGATCGTATGGCCTCAAGAATTCTCGGCATGGGTGATATGCTTACGCTGATTGAGAAAGCGCAAGCGGGAATCGACATGGATAAGGCGAAAGAGATGGAGCGCAAGATGCGCAACGCCGAATTCACTTTCGAGGATTTCATTGAGCAGATGGAGCAAGTGAAGAAGATGGGTCCGCTTGACCAAATTCTAGATATGCTGCCTGGTGCGAATAAGATCAAAGGCATGAAAGACATGAAGGTCGACGAGAAACAGATGGCTCGCGTTGAAGCGATCGTGAAGTCGATGACAACCGAAGAGAAACGTAAACCTGAACTGCTCAATGCGGGCCGTCGCAAACGGATCGCAGCAGGAAGCGGGAATACAGTGCAAGAAGTCAACCGCTTCATCAAGCAATTTGATGATATGCGCAAGATGATGAAGCAATTCTCAGGCATGATGGGACCTAAGGGTGCCAAAGGAATGAAGAAGCTGGGCAAAGGATTTAAATTTCCTTTTTAA
- the rpsP gene encoding 30S ribosomal protein S16 — translation MAVRIRLKRVGAHKAPFYRVVVSDSRSPRDGRFIEEIGTYNPITEPAAVVLDEEKALKWLQTGAQPSDTVRSLFSKAGLMTKFHELKLQK, via the coding sequence ATGGCAGTACGTATTCGTCTTAAACGTGTAGGCGCTCATAAAGCTCCTTTCTACCGTGTGGTGGTTTCGGATTCCCGTTCCCCGCGTGATGGTCGTTTTATCGAAGAAATCGGGACTTATAACCCAATCACTGAACCAGCAGCTGTAGTTCTTGATGAGGAAAAAGCGCTTAAATGGCTTCAAACTGGCGCTCAACCGTCCGATACAGTTCGCAGCCTGTTCTCCAAAGCAGGTTTGATGACTAAGTTTCACGAGCTGAAATTACAGAAGTAA
- a CDS encoding KH domain-containing protein — protein MKDLITVIAKALVDHPEEVRVAVVEKEDKIEYRLSVHPDDVGKVIGKQGKIAKSLRTVVTSAAVKETKRVAVEIVS, from the coding sequence ATGAAGGATCTTATCACCGTTATTGCTAAGGCTCTTGTCGATCATCCGGAAGAGGTACGTGTCGCTGTGGTGGAGAAAGAGGACAAGATCGAGTACAGGCTGTCTGTTCATCCCGACGATGTCGGGAAAGTGATTGGCAAGCAAGGCAAGATTGCGAAATCGCTCCGCACGGTCGTTACGTCGGCAGCTGTGAAAGAAACGAAACGGGTGGCCGTTGAAATCGTTTCATAA
- the rimM gene encoding ribosome maturation factor RimM (Essential for efficient processing of 16S rRNA) — translation MTEKLVTVGKVANTHGIRGEMKIVPETDFPERFDKGSSLLIVDAQNKQTPVTIKTSRLHKNLFIVQFDQFSNINDVEKFKGSLVKIEAKHQQPLEEGEYYYHEIIGCKVITDEGQELGLVTEVLTPGANDVWVVGLPKGKQLLLPVIDDVILDVDVANKSIRIHLMEGLME, via the coding sequence ATGACAGAGAAACTAGTTACAGTGGGTAAAGTAGCGAATACACATGGTATTCGTGGTGAGATGAAGATTGTGCCAGAAACGGATTTCCCAGAACGGTTCGACAAAGGCAGTTCATTATTGATTGTGGACGCTCAAAATAAGCAAACGCCGGTGACGATCAAGACGTCCCGATTACATAAAAACCTGTTTATTGTTCAATTTGACCAATTTTCCAATATCAATGATGTGGAGAAATTCAAAGGCTCCCTTGTGAAAATTGAAGCGAAGCATCAACAGCCGCTTGAGGAGGGAGAATACTATTATCATGAAATCATCGGCTGTAAGGTGATTACAGATGAGGGGCAAGAATTAGGACTTGTCACAGAAGTATTGACCCCAGGTGCAAATGATGTTTGGGTGGTTGGTCTCCCAAAAGGGAAACAACTCTTGCTTCCTGTCATTGACGACGTCATTCTTGATGTCGATGTTGCTAACAAGTCGATACGGATTCATCTGATGGAAGGGTTAATGGAATGA
- the trmD gene encoding tRNA (guanosine(37)-N1)-methyltransferase TrmD: MRIDVLTLFPEMFEGVFSSSILGKARDKEIVSLNTVNFRIYSTNKHNTVDDYPYGGGGGMVLKPEPIFGAVEDLPTYTTPEGAPAKPRVILLCPQGETFTQKKAEELAGEQHLVFICGHYEGYDERIRQHLVTDELSVGDYVLTGGEIPAMVIIDSVVRLLPGVLGNEMSAVTDSFSTGLLEYPHYTRPAKFREWEVPEMLLSGHHENVKKWRLKESVIRTLERRPDLLKDRVLSKEEKKWVDEWQKMRQEESTVQEK; encoded by the coding sequence ATGAGAATTGATGTATTAACCTTGTTCCCTGAAATGTTCGAGGGGGTATTCTCCTCCAGCATTTTGGGGAAAGCTCGTGATAAGGAAATCGTGTCACTCAATACCGTTAACTTCAGGATCTATTCCACGAATAAACATAATACGGTCGATGATTATCCTTACGGCGGTGGTGGAGGTATGGTGCTGAAGCCAGAGCCGATTTTCGGTGCGGTTGAAGATTTGCCTACGTACACAACGCCAGAAGGGGCGCCGGCAAAGCCGCGTGTTATTCTGCTGTGTCCGCAAGGTGAAACTTTCACGCAGAAGAAAGCCGAGGAGTTGGCGGGCGAGCAGCATTTGGTCTTTATTTGCGGCCATTATGAGGGCTATGATGAGCGTATAAGACAGCATTTGGTGACAGATGAGCTTTCCGTTGGTGATTACGTACTGACTGGTGGAGAAATCCCAGCCATGGTCATTATAGACAGCGTAGTAAGGCTCTTGCCTGGTGTGCTTGGGAATGAGATGTCCGCTGTGACGGATTCCTTCTCAACAGGGCTGTTAGAATACCCTCACTATACGAGGCCAGCCAAGTTTAGAGAGTGGGAAGTTCCAGAAATGCTCCTATCGGGCCATCACGAAAATGTGAAAAAGTGGCGCTTAAAGGAGTCGGTGATCCGTACGTTGGAGCGGCGTCCTGATTTGCTTAAGGATCGCGTCTTGTCCAAGGAAGAGAAGAAATGGGTAGACGAGTGGCAGAAGATGAGACAGGAAGAAAGTACAGTTCAAGAGAAATAA